A DNA window from Hevea brasiliensis isolate MT/VB/25A 57/8 chromosome 2, ASM3005281v1, whole genome shotgun sequence contains the following coding sequences:
- the LOC131175355 gene encoding probable protein disulfide-isomerase A6, whose protein sequence is MVMEKYQQIWLVLGTLTFFALSALADDVVVLTEDNFEKEVGQDRGALVEFYAPWCGHCKKLAPEYEKLGTSFKKAKSVLIGKVDCDEHKSLCSKYGVSGYPTIQWFAKGSLEPKKYEGPRNAESLAEFVNNEGGTNVKIATVPSNVVVLTADNFNEVVLDETKDVLVEFYAPWCGHCKNLAPTYEKVSTAFKSEEDVVIANLDADKYKDLAEKFGVSGFPTLKFFPKGNKAGEEYEGGRDLEDFVSFINEKCGTSRDGKGQLTSKAGIVESLDALVKEFVAADDDKKKAVVSRIEEEVEKLKGSTARYGKIYVKTAKNCMAKGSDYTKNEIERLQRMLDKSISPAKADEFTLKKNILSTFA, encoded by the exons atgGTGATGGAGAAGTACCAGCAGATCTGGTTAGTGTTAGGTACACTGACCTTTTTCGCCTTATCAGCCTTAGCAGACGACGTCGTTGTGCTAACAGAAGATAACTTCGAGAAGGAGGTCGGTCAAGACAGAGGCGCTCTCGTTGAATTCTACGCTCCTTG GTGTGGACATTGTAAAAAGCTTGCTCCCgagtatgagaaacttggaacaaGCTTTAAGAAGGCAAAGTCCGTTTTGATTGGAAAG GTGGACTGTGATGAGCATAAGAGCTTATGCAGTAAATATGGGGTTTCTGGATATCCAACAATTCAATGGTTCGCTAAAGGATCTCTGGAGCCCAAAAA GTATGAAGGGCCACGAAATGCAGAATCCCTTGCTGAGTTTGTGAATAATGAAGGAG GAACCAATGTAAAGATAGCTACAGTGCCATCCAATGTAGTGGTGCTGACGGCTGATAATTTTAATGAGGTTGTCTTGGATGAAACCAAAGATGTTTTGGTTGAGTTTTATGCACCATG GTGTGGCCATTGCAAAAATCTTGCTCCT ACATATGAAAAGGTATCTACAGCATTTAAATCGGAGGAAGATGTAGTGATTGCAAATCTAGATGCTGACAAATATAAGGATCTGGCTGAAAA GTTTGGAGTAAGTGGATTCCCAACACTTAAATTCTTTCCAAAAGGCAACAAAGCTGGGGAAGAATATGAGGGTGGTAGAGATTTAGAAGACTTTGTCAGTTTCATTAATGAAAAATGTGGAACCAGTCGTGATGGAAAAGGACAACTTACCTCAAAA GCTGGTATAGTTGAATCTTTGGATGCCTTAGTGAAAGAGTTTGTAGCTGCCGACGATGATAAAAAGAAAGCAGTGGTTTCTCGGATAGAAGAGGAAGTTGAGAAACTTAAGGGTTCCACTGCAAG GTATGGAAAGATTTACGTGAAAACTGCTAAGAACTGTATGGCCAAAGGTTCTGATTATACCAAAAATGAAATTGAGCGGCTGCAGCGCATGCTTGACAAG TCAATCAGCCCAGCGAAGGCAGATGAATTCACCCTTAAGAAGAATATCCTGTCAACATTTGCTTGA